In one window of Pirellulales bacterium DNA:
- the mqnC gene encoding cyclic dehypoxanthinyl futalosine synthase → MVATSIQSILDKSIAGERISAAEALRLLESHDLASIGRAADAVTRRLHPDSVRTYNIDRNINYTNICTAVCDFCAFYRPPKHADGYVLERHELLQKISETVELGGDQILMQGGLHPQFNLEWYEELLSDIKRHFPQVNIHGFSPPEIHHFTKVSKLPLLMVLERLKAAGLGSLPGGGGEILVDRVRNEITRGKVLTDDWLNVHRVWHDLGGRSTATMMFGHVETLAERIEHLERLRQLQDETGGFTAFICWTFQPEHTDMADVSPAGSFEYLKTQAVSRLYLDNFPNIQSSWVTQGLKIGQLALLFGANDMGSLMIEENVVAEAGTVHYLTLDEIRASIEELGYTPRQRNVWYELIDLQHEQAAIEANRARYEQIRNAGQLVSGARNRSLPLNVEIATNSPLTIVSGDGTA, encoded by the coding sequence ATGGTTGCGACATCGATTCAGTCGATTCTTGATAAATCTATCGCTGGCGAACGAATTAGCGCTGCAGAAGCATTGCGGCTTTTAGAATCGCACGATTTAGCCAGCATCGGTCGGGCTGCTGATGCGGTTACGCGCCGACTGCATCCTGATTCGGTTCGTACGTACAATATCGACCGCAATATCAACTACACGAATATTTGCACGGCGGTGTGCGATTTTTGTGCGTTCTATCGGCCGCCCAAGCATGCCGATGGCTATGTATTGGAACGACATGAACTTCTGCAAAAAATTAGTGAGACGGTTGAACTGGGCGGCGACCAGATTCTGATGCAAGGTGGATTGCATCCGCAATTCAATCTGGAATGGTACGAAGAGCTGCTGAGCGACATCAAGCGACATTTTCCGCAGGTAAATATTCACGGGTTCAGTCCGCCGGAAATTCATCATTTCACGAAAGTTTCCAAACTGCCGTTACTGATGGTGCTTGAGCGATTGAAAGCAGCGGGTTTGGGAAGTTTGCCCGGCGGCGGTGGAGAGATTCTTGTTGATCGCGTTCGCAACGAGATTACACGTGGGAAGGTGCTGACGGACGATTGGCTCAATGTGCACCGCGTTTGGCATGATCTTGGCGGTCGCAGCACGGCCACCATGATGTTCGGTCATGTAGAAACTCTGGCAGAACGAATAGAGCACCTAGAACGCTTGCGACAATTGCAAGACGAAACTGGCGGCTTCACCGCGTTCATTTGCTGGACGTTTCAACCGGAACATACCGATATGGCCGATGTTTCGCCGGCTGGCTCGTTTGAGTATTTGAAAACGCAAGCGGTTAGTCGGCTATATTTGGATAATTTTCCCAACATCCAATCAAGTTGGGTAACCCAAGGATTGAAGATCGGTCAGTTGGCATTGTTGTTCGGTGCCAACGATATGGGAAGCCTGATGATTGAAGAGAATGTCGTAGCAGAGGCGGGCACAGTTCATTATCTTACTTTGGACGAAATCCGAGCCTCGATTGAAGAACTTGGCTATACCCCGCGGCAGCGTAATGTGTGGTATGAATTGATTGATTTGCAGCACGAACAAGCCGCCATCGAAGCCAATCGAGCTCGTTACGAGCAAATTCGAAACGCAGGGCAGCTCGTTTCCGGTGCGCGGAATCGTTCCCTGCCTCTAAATGTGGAAATAGCAACAAACTCGCCACTTACGATTGTATCCGGCGATGGAACGGCATAA
- a CDS encoding menaquinone biosynthesis protein has product MATRLKVGAVNYLNTKPLVYRLQQFAPQVELSFDLPSRLADHLAAGQLDVALIPSIEYFQDPAYSIVSDACIACRGPVLSVKLFCRTPVSEIRTLALDEGSRTSAALIRILLKERFQLEPVCRPLPIGAAWDEANTDAVLLIGDRAIHSPPGRFAEVWDVGDQWCRWVGLPFVFAMWVARQGVSVRELEPALAEARDCGVTNLEQIAEAEAAPLGLTIPQCLAYLRDHLHFYLGPDEIHGLQLFYRKANELGLAPAGIQFAGMSISI; this is encoded by the coding sequence ATGGCCACACGCCTCAAGGTCGGGGCGGTTAATTATTTGAATACCAAGCCGTTGGTTTATCGGTTGCAACAATTTGCGCCGCAGGTTGAATTGAGTTTTGATTTGCCCAGTCGGCTAGCCGATCATTTGGCGGCCGGTCAGCTCGATGTGGCGTTAATCCCATCGATTGAATACTTCCAAGACCCCGCGTATTCTATTGTGTCCGATGCCTGCATTGCTTGCCGTGGGCCTGTATTAAGCGTAAAGCTGTTTTGCCGCACACCAGTCTCCGAAATTCGTACTTTGGCATTAGATGAGGGTTCACGGACCAGTGCCGCGTTGATTCGTATTTTGCTTAAGGAGAGATTTCAACTGGAGCCAGTTTGCCGGCCACTTCCAATTGGCGCCGCTTGGGATGAGGCAAATACGGATGCGGTATTGTTAATTGGCGATCGGGCCATTCATTCTCCCCCCGGCCGCTTTGCCGAAGTTTGGGATGTGGGCGATCAATGGTGCCGCTGGGTCGGCTTGCCGTTCGTGTTTGCCATGTGGGTGGCACGACAGGGGGTTAGCGTTCGTGAGCTAGAGCCGGCACTGGCCGAGGCCCGTGACTGCGGCGTAACGAATTTGGAGCAAATCGCGGAAGCGGAGGCTGCTCCATTAGGTCTAACTATTCCCCAATGTCTAGCATATTTGCGCGACCACTTGCATTTTTATCTCGGTCCGGATGAAATCCACGGATTGCAGTTATTTTACCGGAAAGCTAATGAATTGGGACTTGCCCCGGCCGGCATTCAATTCGCCGGCATGAGTATTTCGATTTAA